A window of the Bdellovibrio sp. ZAP7 genome harbors these coding sequences:
- a CDS encoding ABC transporter substrate-binding protein, whose translation MKFVFLFLIFFSLSCPAIEPLRVAAVQGPPHVMNAEANPAQGSGPDFMIKYVFSELKKKFKIDVVWKSSPFKRELRDLENNQIDVLFFIVKTPEREKVFDYSAEPFISEHAGIIVPKHFHKGKNFASISDFAGKTVGLMAGASMPPEFKQYKIKTITLSGIDLGERLSNLVETNRIDGVFVHLSSVTREMVESHKYPNLKSVEITDIPMFNVYVAFSKKLSPEIKSEIDSLLKANRKFYRAKN comes from the coding sequence ATGAAATTTGTGTTTCTGTTTCTTATTTTTTTCAGTCTGTCGTGTCCGGCGATAGAACCACTTAGGGTGGCTGCCGTGCAGGGGCCGCCTCACGTGATGAATGCGGAGGCTAATCCGGCACAGGGGTCGGGCCCGGATTTCATGATTAAGTATGTTTTTTCGGAGTTAAAAAAGAAATTCAAAATCGATGTGGTTTGGAAAAGTTCTCCTTTTAAAAGAGAACTTCGCGATTTGGAAAACAATCAAATCGATGTTTTATTTTTCATCGTCAAGACTCCGGAACGAGAAAAGGTTTTCGACTATTCAGCAGAACCTTTCATTTCTGAGCACGCTGGAATCATCGTACCTAAACATTTTCATAAAGGTAAAAACTTTGCGTCGATAAGTGATTTTGCCGGTAAGACGGTGGGTCTGATGGCCGGTGCCTCAATGCCCCCAGAATTTAAACAATATAAAATAAAGACGATCACATTGTCGGGAATTGATCTGGGGGAGCGTCTTTCTAACCTAGTGGAAACGAATCGAATTGATGGTGTTTTTGTTCATCTTTCATCGGTGACTCGGGAAATGGTTGAATCACACAAGTACCCCAATTTAAAGAGTGTCGAAATTACGGATATCCCTATGTTCAATGTGTACGTGGCGTTTAGCAAAAAGCTTTCCCCTGAAATCAAAAGTGAAATTGATAGCCTGCTTAAGGCGAACCGCAAATTTTACCGTGCTAAAAATTAA
- a CDS encoding J domain-containing protein, whose product MSFQTSFKQILREKMGETPTIQANYSSVMDSDPIHLAYLLGQINKTELQTPRGQYPRPAVRPQRKPHSFSPAQSQAFEFFKCWIHGLSEGFTETELRKAFRQAALRLHPDHGGNAQQFMELKEHFETLRSIFQS is encoded by the coding sequence ATGAGTTTTCAGACGAGTTTCAAACAAATTTTGCGCGAAAAGATGGGTGAGACCCCAACGATCCAAGCAAATTACTCTTCTGTCATGGACTCCGATCCGATCCATTTAGCCTATCTTTTAGGTCAGATTAATAAGACAGAACTGCAAACTCCACGTGGACAATATCCTCGCCCAGCAGTTCGTCCACAGCGCAAGCCCCACTCTTTTTCCCCGGCACAAAGCCAAGCTTTTGAGTTTTTCAAATGCTGGATCCATGGTTTGTCAGAGGGTTTTACAGAGACTGAATTGAGAAAAGCCTTTCGTCAGGCAGCTTTAAGACTCCACCCCGACCACGGCGGAAACGCTCAGCAGTTCATGGAGCTAAAGGAACATTTCGAAACTCTAAGATCCATTTTCCAGTCTTAA
- a CDS encoding SWIB/MDM2 domain-containing protein: MAKATKKATTKKAAPKKAAAKKATTKKAAPKAKATTKKAAPKAKAAKAPKAKSARKPNAAFMKALTPSAALAAVVGASPLPRTEVVKKLWAYIKKNNLQDSKNKRNINADAKLKEVFGGKTQVSMFDMTKLVSKHLK, translated from the coding sequence ATGGCAAAAGCTACTAAAAAAGCTACTACTAAGAAAGCTGCTCCAAAAAAAGCTGCAGCTAAAAAAGCAACTACTAAAAAAGCTGCTCCAAAAGCAAAAGCTACTACTAAAAAAGCAGCTCCTAAAGCTAAAGCAGCAAAAGCTCCTAAAGCTAAATCTGCTCGCAAACCAAATGCAGCATTCATGAAAGCTTTGACTCCATCTGCAGCTTTGGCAGCAGTTGTTGGTGCTTCTCCACTTCCACGTACTGAAGTTGTTAAAAAACTTTGGGCTTACATCAAGAAGAACAATCTTCAAGATTCTAAAAACAAACGTAACATCAATGCAGACGCAAAACTTAAAGAAGTTTTCGGCGGCAAAACTCAAGTTAGCATGTTCGACATGACTAAACTAGTTTCTAAGCATCTTAAATAG
- a CDS encoding BolA family transcriptional regulator, with amino-acid sequence MNREARIFESLTKALAPSVLEIENESHMHSGPASESHYKVLIVSSAFEGKSRVDRQRSVNDALKSEFSAGLHALTQKALTPAEFEMHKDALNFISPECRGGSKRLPK; translated from the coding sequence GTGAATCGCGAAGCACGTATTTTCGAATCTTTGACAAAAGCTCTTGCTCCTTCGGTTCTGGAAATCGAAAACGAGAGCCATATGCACTCCGGTCCGGCAAGTGAATCGCACTATAAAGTTTTGATCGTATCGTCTGCGTTCGAAGGAAAATCTCGTGTTGATCGTCAGCGCAGTGTTAATGATGCCTTGAAATCTGAATTTAGTGCAGGTTTGCATGCCCTGACGCAAAAGGCCCTAACCCCTGCAGAGTTTGAAATGCACAAAGACGCACTTAATTTTATTTCTCCTGAGTGTCGTGGTGGTTCCAAAAGACTTCCCAAATAG
- the map gene encoding type I methionyl aminopeptidase: MGIKPLSLEEIKKMTVACRIAADTLTYLEKYVKIGISTQEIDELANDFMQTRGAKSACLGYHGYPKYTCTSVNEVVCHGVPDSSVILKDGDIINVDVTAWIDGFFGDTSRMYMIGDVSDEARDLVETAQLARDKGIEAITPRGFTGDIGFETYKYVTRKGYTVVKEIGGHGVGRTFHDEPFVPAFGKKGKGERLVPFHCITVEPMVNQGVEDVVEFAIPNSSIKYYNTADGKLSAQYEHTVLVTDTGYEILTLP; encoded by the coding sequence ATGGGAATTAAGCCTCTTTCTCTTGAAGAGATCAAAAAAATGACTGTGGCCTGCAGGATTGCGGCTGATACTCTTACTTATCTTGAAAAGTATGTGAAAATTGGAATCTCTACTCAGGAGATTGATGAGCTTGCTAATGATTTCATGCAAACTCGTGGGGCTAAGTCGGCTTGTCTTGGTTACCATGGATACCCTAAGTACACTTGTACGTCTGTGAATGAAGTTGTTTGTCATGGGGTGCCTGATTCTTCTGTAATTCTTAAAGATGGCGACATCATCAATGTGGATGTGACGGCTTGGATTGATGGGTTCTTTGGGGATACTTCGCGTATGTACATGATTGGTGATGTTTCTGATGAAGCACGCGATCTTGTGGAAACTGCGCAGTTGGCTCGTGACAAGGGGATTGAGGCGATCACTCCTCGTGGTTTTACGGGTGATATTGGATTTGAAACTTATAAGTATGTGACTCGCAAAGGCTACACGGTCGTTAAAGAGATCGGTGGACATGGCGTGGGGCGTACTTTCCACGATGAACCTTTTGTTCCCGCATTCGGTAAAAAGGGTAAGGGCGAGCGCCTGGTTCCTTTTCACTGTATCACTGTGGAACCGATGGTGAATCAAGGTGTTGAGGATGTGGTGGAGTTTGCTATTCCGAATTCTTCTATCAAGTACTACAACACGGCGGATGGGAAATTGTCGGCTCAGTATGAGCACACCGTGCTTGTTACGGATACCGGCTACGAAATCCTGACTCTTCCATAA
- a CDS encoding RluA family pseudouridine synthase, translated as MISLEIVARGEGWLLINKPPGVSVHNDPRDVVHILEKQLIPGTFEGIHPVHRLDKETSGLLLLALNTRMAKELAEQLQARSCEKYYFALLRGSMPITEEWQNWNTPISDKAEGRNNPQGLAKDRVEARTDFKVIKSDQYTSLIEVKLFTGRQHQIRKHAALAKHAILGDTRYGDPKFNKRIAEIYKTDRMFLHAGKLKISISGKEHTFEAPREF; from the coding sequence GTGATATCATTAGAAATTGTCGCACGCGGTGAAGGTTGGCTTCTCATCAACAAGCCTCCAGGAGTTTCTGTTCACAACGACCCCCGCGATGTCGTCCACATTTTAGAAAAGCAATTAATTCCCGGAACTTTCGAGGGCATCCACCCTGTGCACCGCCTGGATAAAGAGACCAGCGGACTGCTGCTATTAGCCTTAAACACACGCATGGCCAAAGAATTGGCCGAGCAGCTTCAAGCCCGCAGCTGTGAAAAGTATTATTTCGCTTTGTTGCGTGGCTCGATGCCGATAACTGAAGAGTGGCAAAACTGGAACACGCCGATTTCAGACAAAGCCGAGGGACGCAACAATCCTCAGGGACTGGCGAAGGACCGCGTGGAAGCGCGCACAGATTTTAAGGTTATTAAATCAGATCAGTATACCTCGTTAATCGAAGTGAAACTATTCACGGGCCGACAACATCAAATTCGTAAACACGCCGCCCTCGCCAAACACGCAATCTTAGGGGATACCCGTTACGGGGACCCAAAATTCAATAAGCGCATCGCGGAGATTTATAAAACCGACAGAATGTTCCTGCACGCCGGAAAATTAAAAATTTCCATCAGCGGAAAAGAACACACCTTCGAAGCTCCCCGCGAATTCTAG
- the fumC gene encoding class II fumarate hydratase, whose protein sequence is MSFRTEKDTMGDVQVPADKFWGAQTQRSTENFKIGGDKFPREMIRALGILKKSAALTNQKLGILDAKKADVIVKAADEVISGKLDAHFPLVVWQTGSGTQTNMNANEVIANRAMDMMGVKLPSKEIHPNDDVNKGQSSNDTFPTAMHIAVGEQVYHRLIPMMEKLYLALSEKQKEFNDIVKIGRTHLMDATPLTLGQEFSGYSTQVKHGIRRIKNTLPHLHELALGGTAVGTGLNTHPKFAVEAAAEIARETKIPFVSAENKFEALASHDALVEVSGALNTIAVSLMKIANDIRLLGSGPRCGIGELHLPENEPGSSIMPGKVNPTQCEAMTMVCAQVMGNHVAVTIGGATGHFELNVFKPVIVFNVLNSIRLISDACESFVDHCVSGIEANQKQIKKHLDNSLMLVTALNPKIGYDNSAKIAKTAHKNGTTLREEAINLGLLSGEEFDKLVRPEDMVGR, encoded by the coding sequence TGATTCGTGCCTTGGGCATCCTTAAAAAAAGTGCGGCCCTGACAAATCAAAAGCTGGGCATCTTGGATGCGAAAAAAGCCGACGTTATTGTCAAAGCCGCCGATGAAGTGATCTCTGGAAAACTTGATGCGCATTTCCCGTTGGTTGTGTGGCAAACAGGTTCGGGCACTCAGACCAATATGAATGCCAATGAAGTTATCGCCAATCGCGCCATGGATATGATGGGCGTAAAACTTCCCTCCAAAGAAATTCATCCGAATGATGACGTGAACAAAGGCCAGTCCTCGAATGATACTTTCCCGACGGCGATGCACATTGCAGTCGGCGAACAGGTTTATCACCGTCTGATTCCGATGATGGAAAAACTTTATCTGGCTCTTTCAGAAAAACAAAAAGAGTTTAACGATATCGTAAAAATCGGTCGCACACATTTGATGGATGCAACTCCGCTTACGTTAGGACAAGAGTTTTCAGGTTACTCGACACAAGTAAAACATGGCATTCGCCGAATTAAAAACACTCTGCCGCATCTTCATGAGTTGGCACTGGGTGGAACTGCCGTTGGGACGGGACTTAATACTCATCCAAAATTCGCAGTCGAGGCAGCCGCGGAAATCGCACGCGAGACAAAAATTCCATTTGTATCCGCAGAAAACAAATTTGAAGCCTTAGCCAGTCACGATGCCTTGGTTGAAGTCAGCGGGGCATTAAACACCATCGCCGTTTCTTTGATGAAAATCGCGAATGACATTCGCTTGTTGGGTTCTGGACCACGTTGTGGTATTGGAGAGTTGCATTTACCAGAAAACGAGCCGGGCAGTTCGATTATGCCGGGCAAAGTGAATCCCACTCAGTGCGAGGCTATGACTATGGTCTGTGCGCAGGTGATGGGAAATCACGTCGCTGTGACTATCGGAGGAGCGACGGGGCACTTTGAATTGAATGTGTTTAAGCCTGTGATCGTGTTTAACGTATTAAACTCAATACGTTTGATCTCAGATGCCTGTGAGTCGTTTGTCGATCACTGCGTGTCGGGAATTGAAGCGAATCAGAAGCAAATTAAAAAGCATCTCGACAACTCGTTGATGCTGGTAACGGCGCTGAATCCTAAGATTGGGTACGACAATTCGGCGAAAATCGCTAAAACTGCCCACAAAAATGGCACTACGCTGCGCGAAGAAGCCATCAATCTTGGACTCCTCAGCGGCGAAGAATTTGATAAACTAGTTAGACCTGAAGATATGGTTGGCCGATAG
- a CDS encoding ATP-dependent helicase, which translates to MDWLKGLNPEQQKAVKHNFGPLLILAGAGSGKTTVLVSRTGRMISERVAQSSEICVLTFTNKAARELKHRVKQKLGGAGDGLWAGTFHSFGLQILRRFHKHAGLSPHFGIVDQTDCNAVLKELIKNIANSGKDKFDIDKILSMINDRRTGVAHTHEGFDEYHEMVEVLAPKFEKRLEHLGVVDFEGLLIKPLQLFKQHPEILEKVQSQFSQVMVDEFQDTNRMQMDLIQQIVKPHSNITVVGDDDQSIYGWRGAEIKNILNFPHEHKKCEVIMLERNYRSSGEILAVANAAISKNKNRHGKVLRAEAAKDTGVLPEVFILEREEDECEFVVQEIQHFLKEGYKLKDFAVLYRSNTQGGLIEASLRRAGIQYNISGGTSIFDRKEIKDIMAYLKQSFSPNEVSLRRIINVPNRGVGDTTIEKLTEFSQKRRVSFLDACRLWRDAEIPEKTGEAIEDLLGFIEYLPTHILDFSVGSSPGGKLVELFDQLGYKEYVMNTAADPASAEKKWIVVEILGRILDAYLGRRAHEVEYIKSFVDSMMLREDHNEEEDQNKVQLMTLHASKGLEFPVVILAGIEEDLLPHKNLGSDIDEERRLFYVGVTRAKNRLVMSRCQQRKKNGVVRPSVPSRFLLEIPTELYKEYPLGARPVSGQARDDLVASFLSKLDSKIGK; encoded by the coding sequence ATGGATTGGTTGAAGGGGTTGAACCCTGAACAGCAAAAAGCTGTTAAACATAACTTCGGTCCCTTGCTGATTCTGGCAGGGGCGGGTTCCGGCAAAACGACGGTGTTGGTTTCACGTACAGGAAGAATGATTTCTGAACGTGTGGCGCAATCATCGGAGATCTGCGTTTTGACCTTTACCAACAAAGCCGCACGCGAATTAAAACATCGTGTAAAGCAAAAGTTGGGTGGAGCCGGGGACGGCTTGTGGGCTGGTACCTTCCACTCCTTCGGTTTGCAAATCCTGCGTCGCTTTCATAAACACGCGGGCCTTTCTCCGCATTTCGGTATCGTCGATCAAACGGACTGTAATGCTGTTCTGAAAGAGCTCATCAAAAACATCGCAAATTCGGGCAAAGACAAATTCGACATCGATAAGATTTTATCGATGATCAATGACCGTCGTACAGGAGTGGCACACACACACGAAGGTTTTGACGAATACCACGAGATGGTGGAAGTGCTGGCGCCAAAATTCGAAAAACGTCTGGAGCATCTGGGTGTGGTGGATTTTGAAGGTTTGTTGATCAAGCCCTTGCAGCTTTTTAAGCAGCATCCGGAAATTTTAGAAAAAGTCCAAAGTCAGTTTTCTCAAGTCATGGTCGATGAGTTCCAGGATACGAATCGCATGCAAATGGATTTAATCCAGCAAATCGTGAAACCTCACAGCAATATCACTGTGGTGGGCGACGATGACCAATCGATTTATGGTTGGCGTGGAGCTGAGATCAAAAACATTTTGAATTTTCCGCATGAACACAAAAAATGTGAAGTGATTATGCTTGAGCGTAATTACCGTTCGTCGGGGGAAATCCTGGCGGTTGCCAATGCGGCGATCTCTAAAAATAAAAATCGTCACGGCAAAGTTCTGCGCGCCGAAGCCGCCAAAGACACAGGTGTTTTGCCTGAGGTCTTTATTCTTGAGCGCGAGGAAGACGAATGTGAATTCGTCGTACAGGAAATCCAGCATTTCTTAAAAGAAGGTTACAAGCTGAAAGACTTTGCAGTTTTGTATCGTTCCAACACTCAGGGTGGTCTGATCGAGGCGTCTTTGCGTCGCGCCGGTATTCAATACAATATCTCGGGCGGGACTTCGATCTTTGATCGTAAAGAGATCAAAGACATCATGGCTTATTTAAAACAGTCATTCTCTCCGAATGAAGTTTCGCTTCGTCGTATTATCAACGTTCCCAACCGCGGGGTGGGTGATACGACAATTGAAAAGCTGACGGAGTTTTCGCAGAAACGCAGAGTCAGTTTCCTGGACGCTTGTCGTCTTTGGAGGGACGCCGAAATCCCGGAAAAAACGGGAGAGGCGATCGAGGACCTATTAGGTTTCATCGAATATCTGCCAACGCATATTTTGGATTTCAGTGTCGGCTCGTCACCAGGTGGAAAACTTGTCGAGTTGTTCGATCAATTGGGATACAAAGAATATGTGATGAATACCGCCGCTGATCCAGCTTCTGCCGAGAAAAAGTGGATCGTGGTCGAAATCTTGGGTCGCATTCTGGATGCTTACTTAGGTCGTCGTGCCCACGAAGTGGAGTACATCAAATCGTTCGTCGATTCGATGATGCTTCGTGAAGATCACAACGAAGAAGAAGATCAAAACAAAGTTCAACTGATGACATTGCATGCGTCAAAAGGATTGGAATTCCCCGTCGTTATTTTGGCAGGGATCGAGGAAGATTTGCTTCCGCATAAAAACCTGGGCTCTGATATCGATGAAGAACGTCGTTTGTTCTATGTCGGTGTCACACGTGCGAAAAATCGCCTGGTGATGTCTCGTTGTCAGCAGCGTAAAAAGAACGGTGTGGTTCGTCCTTCAGTTCCTTCGCGTTTCTTGTTGGAAATCCCGACAGAACTTTACAAAGAATACCCATTGGGCGCACGCCCGGTAAGTGGACAAGCCCGCGACGACCTGGTCGCAAGCTTCCTATCAAAATTAGATAGTAAAATTGGAAAATAA
- the ettA gene encoding energy-dependent translational throttle protein EttA: MSQEIIYTMKGVSKVYPPNRYVLKDIYLSYFYGAKIGVLGLNGSGKSTLLRIMAGTDKDFLGEAFPSKTMKVGYFEQEPQLDDALTVKENIFAGMGELPKVMAEYNAINDKFADPDLDPDEMNKLIDKQGALQEKLDALGAWDVDQKIEIVMDALRCPDGDMGVTKLSGGEKRRVALARLIMSEPDILLLDEPTNHLDAESVAWLEQYLSKFPGTVIAVTHDRYFLDNVAGWILELDRGEGIPWKGNYTSWLEQKDKRTANEQKDQARKAKTLEKELDWIRQGAKARQAKSKARISNYENLLKEASPEKIQEMSIYIPPGPRLGDIVVEAKGITKAYDHKVLLDDVSFTIPRGAIVGVIGPNGVGKSTLFRMITGKESPDSGTFKVGETVKISYVDQTRETLDPNKTIFEELSGGADVIQLGTREIPSRQYVSWFNFSGSDQQKKVGQLSGGERNRVNMAKILKEGGNLLLLDEPTNDLDVNTMRALEEALLEFGGSVVVISHDRWFLDRVCTHIMAFEGDSKIEFYPGNFTEYEEDRKKRLGENAGPKRIRFKMV; this comes from the coding sequence ATGTCTCAAGAGATTATCTACACAATGAAAGGTGTAAGTAAAGTATATCCTCCAAATCGTTACGTTTTGAAGGACATTTACCTTTCTTACTTCTACGGAGCTAAAATCGGTGTTCTGGGTCTGAATGGATCTGGTAAATCCACTTTGCTTAGAATCATGGCAGGAACAGACAAAGACTTTTTGGGGGAAGCTTTCCCTTCGAAAACGATGAAGGTGGGTTACTTCGAGCAAGAACCTCAACTGGATGACGCTTTGACTGTTAAAGAAAACATCTTTGCGGGTATGGGCGAGCTTCCTAAGGTGATGGCGGAATACAATGCGATCAACGATAAGTTTGCAGATCCAGATTTGGATCCGGATGAAATGAATAAACTCATCGATAAGCAGGGTGCTCTTCAGGAAAAATTGGATGCTTTGGGCGCATGGGACGTCGATCAAAAGATCGAAATCGTGATGGATGCTCTTCGTTGTCCAGATGGCGACATGGGTGTGACGAAGCTTTCCGGTGGTGAAAAACGCCGTGTGGCTTTGGCTCGTTTGATCATGTCGGAGCCAGATATCTTGCTTTTGGATGAGCCAACGAATCACTTGGACGCAGAATCTGTGGCATGGCTTGAGCAATATCTTTCTAAGTTCCCAGGAACTGTTATTGCCGTTACCCATGACCGTTATTTCTTGGATAACGTTGCGGGTTGGATTTTGGAATTGGACCGCGGTGAAGGTATTCCTTGGAAAGGGAACTACACTTCTTGGTTGGAACAAAAAGACAAGCGCACAGCGAACGAACAAAAAGATCAGGCTCGCAAAGCTAAAACTTTGGAAAAAGAGTTGGATTGGATTCGTCAGGGAGCTAAGGCTCGTCAGGCGAAATCTAAAGCGCGTATCTCTAACTACGAAAACCTGTTGAAGGAAGCATCTCCGGAGAAAATTCAAGAGATGTCTATCTACATCCCACCAGGGCCTCGTTTGGGTGATATCGTTGTTGAAGCCAAAGGTATTACGAAGGCTTATGATCACAAAGTTCTTTTGGACGACGTCAGCTTTACGATTCCTCGTGGTGCGATCGTGGGTGTTATCGGGCCGAATGGTGTCGGTAAATCCACTTTGTTCCGTATGATCACAGGCAAAGAATCTCCAGATTCTGGAACGTTCAAAGTCGGTGAAACAGTGAAGATTTCATACGTGGATCAAACACGTGAGACCTTGGATCCGAACAAAACGATCTTTGAAGAGCTTTCTGGTGGCGCCGATGTGATCCAATTGGGTACACGTGAGATTCCATCTCGTCAGTACGTTTCCTGGTTTAACTTCTCTGGTTCTGACCAACAAAAGAAAGTCGGTCAGTTGTCAGGTGGTGAGCGCAACCGTGTGAACATGGCGAAAATCCTTAAAGAGGGTGGAAATCTTTTGCTTCTGGATGAGCCAACGAATGATTTGGACGTAAACACAATGCGTGCCCTCGAGGAAGCGCTGTTGGAGTTCGGTGGATCTGTTGTGGTGATTTCGCATGATCGTTGGTTCTTGGACCGCGTCTGCACTCACATCATGGCGTTCGAAGGGGATTCTAAAATTGAATTCTATCCTGGAAACTTCACGGAATACGAAGAAGACCGCAAAAAACGCCTGGGCGAAAATGCAGGGCCAAAACGTATAAGATTTAAGATGGTTTAG
- a CDS encoding sensor histidine kinase KdpD gives MKVFTSLPFEDHRKRLLYLKIMYFVGSLMSLFYIYRFSYAFAAPQYNHILVPLFVTILLGPPLLWYRFKLYAHAAVLLLLSLVFVMIMLIHLTGGLFAPGIYWLAVVPLATAILFGTRGAISGYFCVAATFTVFWLNHNMQTGPNLIPSPEVFREELILNLIVFIGFTSFTTHVYLRNEAAYTQNLREKHNDVENLLRVLLHDIANTLSSMTLQLIRAKEEQSTGGNELEKMERAVQEINNLLNQVRHLKSVKDGKAKLPLRPMSLAKILNDIYENAEALAAPKGIKLSLDMSRDKMLVNAEKTILGNVVLLNIISNAVKFSHPGDRIDIRVFTKEQVVSIVIQDYGVGIPPEILENLFNIACQTNRAGTHGEKGTGYGMPLVKEYIQMLGGSIEVTSAETVTDSHPQGTKVTLQLPLAE, from the coding sequence ATGAAGGTATTTACTTCCCTCCCGTTCGAGGACCATCGCAAACGTCTGCTCTATTTGAAGATAATGTACTTCGTGGGCTCCCTCATGTCTTTGTTCTATATATATCGTTTCTCTTACGCATTTGCTGCTCCTCAATATAATCACATCCTGGTGCCGCTATTTGTGACGATCCTGCTGGGCCCACCATTGCTATGGTACCGCTTTAAGCTCTATGCCCATGCAGCTGTTCTGTTATTGCTCTCTTTAGTGTTCGTGATGATCATGCTGATTCATTTGACTGGCGGGCTGTTTGCCCCGGGGATTTATTGGTTGGCAGTGGTTCCACTGGCGACGGCGATTCTATTCGGAACTCGGGGCGCGATCTCGGGATACTTTTGTGTCGCCGCCACCTTCACAGTGTTTTGGCTAAACCACAATATGCAAACGGGCCCCAATCTGATTCCCTCCCCCGAAGTGTTTCGGGAAGAACTGATTTTGAATTTGATCGTCTTTATTGGTTTCACAAGCTTCACTACTCATGTCTATTTGCGTAACGAAGCCGCTTACACCCAGAACCTGCGTGAAAAGCACAACGACGTGGAAAACCTTTTGCGCGTGCTATTGCACGATATCGCCAACACCCTGTCATCCATGACTCTCCAGCTGATTCGCGCCAAAGAAGAGCAGTCTACGGGAGGCAATGAGCTGGAAAAGATGGAACGCGCTGTTCAGGAGATCAACAATCTCCTAAATCAGGTGCGCCACTTAAAATCGGTTAAGGATGGAAAAGCGAAACTCCCCCTGCGCCCGATGTCTTTGGCAAAAATCCTGAACGACATCTATGAAAATGCCGAGGCTTTAGCGGCCCCAAAGGGTATTAAGCTCTCTTTAGATATGTCCCGAGACAAGATGTTGGTGAACGCTGAAAAAACGATTCTAGGGAACGTGGTGCTTTTAAACATCATCAGCAACGCCGTTAAGTTCTCTCATCCAGGTGATCGCATCGATATCCGTGTATTCACCAAGGAACAGGTCGTTTCAATTGTTATTCAGGATTATGGTGTGGGCATCCCACCAGAGATTCTGGAAAATCTGTTCAACATTGCCTGCCAGACCAATCGTGCTGGGACTCATGGCGAAAAAGGCACCGGCTATGGTATGCCTTTGGTGAAGGAATACATTCAAATGCTGGGCGGATCGATCGAAGTCACATCCGCCGAGACCGTGACCGACTCTCACCCGCAAGGAACCAAGGTCACCTTACAGCTACCCCTAGCCGAGTGA